In Nitrospira defluvii, the genomic stretch GAGCCAAGCCAGGAAGCCTATTCCGGGTTCCAGGGCACATCGCTGCATGATCATCTCCAGGCCGCCGGCATCACCCGACTCTTCGTCGGAGGCCTGGCGACGGACTATTGCATCCTCCACACCGTGCACGATGCCCGCCGACTCCACTATATGGTCTATCTGCTCGTCGACGCCGTGCGGGCCGTGAATGTCCTTCCGGAAGACGGGGCACGCGCCGAAACATCGATGGTAGCAGCCGGAGCGATCCCGCTCCGTTGGGAGCAACTCGTCGCATGAACACCGCATCCGAAACATTGCTCACCGACCTGTACGAACTCACGATGGCCCAGGCGTACCTCGCCCAGGAGATGACAGGCATCGCCGTCTTCGAATTTTTTGTTCGCAAGCTGCCGTCTCGCCGGAATTTCTTCATGGCGGCAGGGTTGGAGCAGGTGCTCACCTATCTGGAAACATTTCATTTCGCCGAGCGCGATCTCGACTGGCTCGCGCAGACGGGAAATTTCACGCCATCGACACTCGCCGCCCTCCGCGCCATGCGCTTCACCGGCGATGTCCACGCCATGCCGGAAGGCACGGTGTTTTTCCCGCACGAGCCGATCCTCCGCATTACCGCGCCGCTCCCCCAGGCGCAGCTCGTCGAAACCAGGGTGATGAATCTCCTGAATTTCCAAACCATGGTCGCCTCCAAAGCCTGCCGCTCCGTGATGGTGGCCGAGGGGAGACCGCTGATCGATTTCGGCCTGCGCCGCTCCCATGGAGCAGAAGCCGGTCTGTTGGCCGCCCGCGCCAGTTACCTGGCCGGATTCGCCGGCACATCCAACGTCCTGGCCGGAGCACGGTTCGGCATGCCGACCTACGGCACGATGGCGCATGCCTTTGTGCAGGCCCATCACGACGAAGCGGAGGCGTTCCTCCACATTGCCCAGGCACAACCGCGCAATGTCGTCCTCCTGATCGACACCTACGATACGGAAGCCGCGGCAGAAAAGGTGGTCGCGCTGGCCACGTCCCTGAAGAATCAGGGCATCTCGATCCACGGCGTGCGTCTCGACAGCGGCGATTTAGCCGACCATGCGCAGAAGGTCCGGCTGATTCTCGACCGCGGAGGTCTCACGGATACCAAGATCCTGGCCAGCGGAAATCTCGACGAGGAGCGGGTGGAGGCATTGCTGAAGAGCGGGGCACCGATCGACCGGTTCGCAGTCGGCACGGCCATGACCACCTCCGCCGATGCGCCCTATCTGGACTGTGCCTACAAACTCCAGGAATATGCCGGGAGACCCTGCCGCAAGCGCTCGGAAGGCAAAGCGACCTGGCCGGGCAGAAAGCAGGTCTATCGCCGGCTGGGACGAGACGGACGACTGGATGGAGACCTCATCACCATCGAAGGCGAGACCCGACCAGGGCTGCCTCTCCTGCACCCAGTCATGCAGAATGGACGCCGACTGGCTCCGAGCCCTTCAATTGAGAAGATTCGCGATCATGCACGATTGGCTTTGGCGGAACTTCCGGATACTCTACGCCGATTGGACCAGGCTGCGCCCTACGACGTCCGGATTGCCGAGGCGCTGGAACAATTGGCGCAACAGGTCGACCGACACACATGACCCCAGGCGAACAGCCCTGCCGCTCCATCCAGGAACGGCACCGATGCTTGTGAAGGAGGCTCCTTGATGAATCAGCATCCCCTATTTCTCACGCACGCCCTCACCCTCGTCGCGAGTGGACTGCTCGCCTCCCTGCTTTCTATCCCGGATGAGGCGGACGCCGCGGCGAAGTCCGCGCGGAAACCTGCGCAGGCTCCTGCTTGTGAAAGCCCCTTCACACACCAGCGCCCGGCCGCCAAGCAATTGGACAAGGTCCTGCAGTCGCATGCGCGCTGGCTTGAAGACCGTGACTCCGCCGACGCCAGCCGCGCCAACCTCTGCCGCACAGACTTGCACCAACTTCGATTGGTGGGAGCGAATCTCGAACGCATCAACCTGGAAGGAGCGAATCTCAAAGGCGCGAATCTACGGACCGCCAGTCTGGTGCAAGCCCACCTGAAGGGTGCCGACCTGTCCCAGGCGATGCTGGACGATGCCAACCTGGAGGGGGCGGACCTGCGCAAAGGATTGCTGGTCAAGGCCCATCTGAACCGTGTGGCCGCCGATGAAGCGGCGTTCTACGGCGCGAATCTCCAGGGAGCACTGCTCAAGGAAGCGCTCTTGGAACGCGCTCACTTTGAAGACGCG encodes the following:
- a CDS encoding nicotinate phosphoribosyltransferase — translated: MNTASETLLTDLYELTMAQAYLAQEMTGIAVFEFFVRKLPSRRNFFMAAGLEQVLTYLETFHFAERDLDWLAQTGNFTPSTLAALRAMRFTGDVHAMPEGTVFFPHEPILRITAPLPQAQLVETRVMNLLNFQTMVASKACRSVMVAEGRPLIDFGLRRSHGAEAGLLAARASYLAGFAGTSNVLAGARFGMPTYGTMAHAFVQAHHDEAEAFLHIAQAQPRNVVLLIDTYDTEAAAEKVVALATSLKNQGISIHGVRLDSGDLADHAQKVRLILDRGGLTDTKILASGNLDEERVEALLKSGAPIDRFAVGTAMTTSADAPYLDCAYKLQEYAGRPCRKRSEGKATWPGRKQVYRRLGRDGRLDGDLITIEGETRPGLPLLHPVMQNGRRLAPSPSIEKIRDHARLALAELPDTLRRLDQAAPYDVRIAEALEQLAQQVDRHT